The Cupriavidus sp. EM10 genome includes a region encoding these proteins:
- a CDS encoding ABC transporter ATP-binding protein, translating to MSTNIPALEIKDLHAWYGESHILHGVDLTVNRGEVVTLLGRNGAGRTTTMRAIMGLTGARKGSIKINGNETIGLPTHKIAHYGIGYCPEERAIFSSLSCEENLLLPPVLKGAKGGDTPGMSEAEIYEMFPNLRERKQSQGTRLSGGEQQMLAVGRILRTGANLLLLDEISEGLAPVIVQALARMILMLKKKGYTVVMVEQNFRFAAPLADRFYVMEHGAIVERFAASELHAKMPVLNELLGV from the coding sequence ATGTCCACGAACATTCCCGCGCTGGAGATCAAGGACCTGCACGCCTGGTACGGCGAATCGCACATTCTCCACGGCGTGGACCTGACCGTGAACCGTGGCGAAGTGGTCACGCTGCTGGGCCGCAACGGCGCCGGCCGCACCACCACCATGCGCGCGATCATGGGCCTGACCGGCGCGCGCAAGGGATCGATCAAGATCAACGGCAACGAGACCATCGGCCTGCCGACGCACAAGATCGCGCACTACGGCATCGGCTACTGCCCGGAAGAGCGGGCGATCTTCTCGAGCCTGTCGTGCGAGGAAAACCTGCTGCTGCCGCCCGTGCTGAAGGGCGCGAAGGGCGGCGACACGCCGGGCATGAGCGAGGCCGAGATCTACGAGATGTTCCCGAACCTGCGCGAGCGCAAGCAGAGCCAGGGCACGCGGCTCTCAGGCGGCGAGCAGCAGATGCTGGCCGTGGGCCGCATCCTGCGCACGGGCGCGAACCTGCTGCTGCTCGACGAGATTTCCGAGGGCCTGGCCCCGGTGATCGTGCAGGCGCTGGCGCGCATGATCCTGATGCTGAAGAAGAAGGGCTACACCGTGGTGATGGTGGAGCAGAACTTCCGCTTTGCCGCACCGCTGGCCGACCGCTTCTACGTGATGGAGCACGGCGCCATCGTCGAACGCTTTGCCGCCAGCGAGCTGCACGCCAAGATGCCGGTGCTGAACGAACTGCTCGGCGTTTAA
- a CDS encoding ABC transporter substrate-binding protein has protein sequence MKRATLFSAALAASLTVFAGAAGAAISGDVVKIGVMTDLSGVYLDYAGKGSVEAAKMAIEDFGNGLPGKKIELVTADHQNKADIGSAKAREWIDRDGVDAIVDLPNSSVALAVSRIASEKKRISLITGGANLRHTNEECSPYIVHYVYDTYALANVAGKAMVKQGLKSWYFLTADYAFGASLETATADVVKASGGSVVGQVKHPLNASDFSSFVLQAQSSKAQVVALANGGGDTINAIKAANDFGLPKNQTLVGLLMTISDVHSLGLKLTQGMKMTDAWYWDLNPQTRDFGSRFFSRMKRMPNMVHAGTYSAVLQYLKAVQATGSDDSDTVMAALKKAKINDAFAQNAYIRADGRMMHDMYLMEVKKPADSRSPWDYLKLVATVPAEEAFQPLSQSRCPLVKK, from the coding sequence ATGAAGCGAGCCACCCTGTTTTCTGCCGCCCTGGCGGCCAGCCTGACCGTCTTTGCCGGCGCCGCCGGCGCCGCCATTTCAGGCGATGTCGTCAAGATCGGCGTGATGACCGACCTGTCCGGCGTCTACCTGGATTACGCCGGCAAGGGATCCGTCGAAGCCGCCAAAATGGCCATCGAGGACTTCGGCAACGGCCTGCCCGGCAAGAAGATCGAACTGGTCACCGCCGACCACCAGAACAAGGCCGACATCGGCAGCGCCAAGGCGCGCGAGTGGATCGACCGCGACGGCGTGGACGCCATCGTCGACCTGCCCAACTCGTCGGTGGCCCTGGCGGTGTCGCGCATTGCTTCCGAGAAGAAGCGCATCTCGCTGATCACGGGCGGCGCCAATCTGCGCCACACCAACGAGGAATGCTCGCCGTACATCGTGCACTACGTGTACGACACGTACGCGCTGGCCAACGTGGCCGGCAAGGCGATGGTCAAGCAGGGGTTGAAGAGCTGGTACTTCCTGACGGCCGACTACGCGTTCGGGGCGTCGCTGGAAACGGCCACGGCCGACGTCGTGAAGGCTTCGGGCGGCAGCGTGGTGGGCCAGGTCAAGCATCCGCTGAACGCGTCGGACTTCTCGTCGTTCGTGCTGCAGGCGCAATCGTCCAAGGCGCAGGTGGTGGCGCTGGCCAACGGCGGCGGCGACACCATCAACGCAATCAAGGCCGCCAACGACTTCGGCCTGCCGAAGAACCAGACGCTGGTGGGCCTGCTCATGACCATCAGCGACGTGCACAGCCTGGGCCTGAAGCTGACGCAGGGCATGAAGATGACCGACGCCTGGTACTGGGACCTGAACCCGCAGACGCGCGATTTCGGCAGCCGCTTCTTCTCGCGCATGAAGCGCATGCCGAACATGGTGCACGCCGGCACCTACTCGGCCGTGCTGCAGTACCTGAAGGCCGTACAGGCCACCGGCAGCGACGATTCGGACACCGTGATGGCCGCGCTGAAGAAGGCAAAGATCAACGACGCCTTCGCCCAGAACGCCTACATCCGCGCCGACGGCCGCATGATGCACGACATGTACCTGATGGAAGTGAAGAAGCCGGCCGACTCCAGGTCGCCGTGGGACTACCTGAAGCTCGTCGCCACCGTGCCGGCCGAGGAAGCCTTCCAGCCGCTGTCGCAATCGCGCTGCCCGCTGGTGAAGAAGTAA
- a CDS encoding branched-chain amino acid ABC transporter permease, translating to MNFDIGIPLPALLSQLLLGLVNGAFYAMLSLGLAVIFGLLNVINFAHGALFMLGAVLAWAGMEYAGLNYWAMLLLSPLVVGVIGVIIEKSMLRWIYKLDHIYGLLLTLGITLVIEGVMRSAYGVSGLPYSPPDALQGATDLGFMVLPNYRAWVVVASVVVCVTTWFTIEKTKLGAYLRAGTENPKIVEAFGVNVPLMVTLTYGFGVALAAFAGVLAAPVIQVSPLMGQNLIIVVFAVVVIGGMGSIMGSIVTGLALGVIEGLTKVFYPQASSTVVFFIMVIVLMLRPAGLFGKEK from the coding sequence ATGAATTTCGATATTGGAATCCCCCTGCCGGCGCTGCTGTCCCAGCTGCTGCTGGGGCTGGTCAACGGCGCGTTCTACGCCATGCTGAGCCTGGGCCTGGCCGTGATCTTCGGCCTGCTCAACGTGATCAACTTCGCGCACGGGGCGCTGTTCATGCTCGGCGCCGTACTGGCCTGGGCCGGCATGGAGTACGCCGGGCTGAACTACTGGGCCATGCTGTTGTTGTCGCCACTGGTGGTGGGCGTGATCGGCGTCATCATCGAGAAGTCGATGCTGCGCTGGATCTACAAGCTCGACCACATCTACGGGCTGCTGCTGACGCTGGGCATCACGCTGGTCATCGAAGGCGTGATGCGGTCGGCCTACGGTGTGTCCGGCCTGCCCTACTCGCCGCCCGACGCGCTGCAAGGCGCCACGGATCTCGGCTTCATGGTGCTGCCGAACTATCGCGCCTGGGTGGTCGTGGCCTCCGTGGTGGTCTGCGTAACCACGTGGTTCACCATCGAGAAGACCAAGCTTGGCGCCTACCTGCGCGCGGGCACCGAAAACCCGAAGATCGTCGAGGCCTTCGGCGTCAACGTGCCGCTGATGGTCACGCTGACCTACGGCTTCGGCGTGGCGCTGGCGGCGTTCGCCGGCGTGCTGGCGGCGCCGGTGATCCAGGTGTCGCCGCTGATGGGCCAGAACCTGATCATCGTCGTGTTCGCCGTGGTGGTAATCGGCGGCATGGGCTCGATCATGGGATCGATCGTCACCGGCCTGGCGCTCGGCGTCATCGAAGGCCTGACCAAGGTGTTCTATCCGCAGGCATCGTCCACCGTGGTGTTCTTCATCATGGTGATCGTGCTGATGCTGCGCCCCGCCGGCCTGTTCGGGAAGGAAAAGTAA
- a CDS encoding flavin reductase family protein, translated as MEIDFSAITEYQRYKLMASLIVPRPIALVTTLGADGTANAAPFSMFNMLGEEPPIVMISVNRLGDGSLKDTAANIVRTQEFVVHLSDEAMAEKMHRCGERLPPDMSELAHVGLTAAPCTDVAPPRIAEAPVAFECRLWETLETESRQIFIGRVLRLHARDGLIDTDRWRVRLQEYFPVGRFGASFYVTTRDRFSLEKDAGVVTASTAIDEM; from the coding sequence ATGGAAATCGATTTCAGCGCGATCACCGAGTATCAGCGCTACAAGCTCATGGCCAGCCTGATCGTCCCGCGCCCGATTGCGCTGGTCACCACGCTCGGCGCCGACGGCACCGCCAACGCGGCGCCGTTCTCGATGTTCAACATGCTGGGCGAGGAGCCGCCGATCGTGATGATCAGCGTGAATCGCCTGGGCGATGGATCGCTGAAGGACACGGCAGCCAATATCGTGCGGACGCAGGAGTTCGTCGTGCACCTGAGCGACGAGGCCATGGCCGAGAAGATGCATCGCTGCGGCGAGCGCCTGCCGCCCGATATGAGCGAACTGGCCCACGTGGGGCTGACGGCCGCCCCGTGCACGGACGTGGCGCCGCCCCGCATTGCCGAGGCCCCGGTGGCGTTCGAATGCCGGCTTTGGGAAACGCTGGAGACGGAAAGCCGCCAGATCTTCATCGGCCGCGTGCTGCGGCTGCATGCACGCGATGGCCTGATCGATACCGACCGCTGGCGCGTGCGGCTGCAGGAATACTTTCCCGTGGGCCGCTTCGGCGCCAGCTTCTACGTGACCACGCGCGACCGCTTCTCGCTGGAGAAAGATGCCGGCGTGGTCACCGCGTCAACCGCGATCGACGAGATGTGA
- a CDS encoding helix-turn-helix domain-containing protein — translation MTQPSPAKPPAAVEGPPAVGSALQALRQSQQLSLDDLSRRAGVSKSMLSQIERNLANPTVAVLWRLANALGVSLTDFLAQGSGAAPAPAVTVVQAHAVPALKSPDGRCELRILGPIDLAGKFEWYELTIQPGGELASEPHEAGTQEHLSVLGGAMTVRSGGDEKKLKHGETARYGADVAHAIANPGKSVATALLVVVHPS, via the coding sequence ATGACGCAACCCTCACCCGCCAAGCCGCCCGCGGCCGTTGAAGGCCCGCCGGCGGTAGGCAGCGCGCTGCAGGCGCTGCGCCAAAGCCAGCAGCTGTCGCTGGACGACCTGTCGCGCCGCGCCGGTGTCTCCAAGTCTATGCTGTCGCAGATCGAACGGAACCTGGCCAATCCCACCGTGGCGGTGCTTTGGCGGCTGGCCAACGCGCTCGGTGTAAGCCTGACGGATTTTCTGGCCCAGGGTTCGGGCGCCGCCCCGGCGCCGGCCGTGACGGTGGTGCAGGCGCACGCGGTGCCGGCGCTCAAGAGCCCGGACGGGCGCTGCGAGCTGCGCATCCTCGGCCCGATAGACCTGGCCGGGAAATTCGAATGGTATGAACTGACGATCCAGCCGGGGGGCGAACTGGCATCGGAGCCGCACGAGGCGGGCACGCAAGAGCACCTGTCGGTGCTGGGCGGGGCGATGACCGTGCGGTCAGGCGGGGACGAAAAGAAGCTGAAGCATGGCGAAACCGCGCGTTATGGTGCCGATGTGGCCCATGCCATCGCCAATCCGGGCAAGAGCGTGGCGACGGCGCTGCTGGTGGTGGTGCATCCCAGCTAA
- a CDS encoding GntR family transcriptional regulator, whose translation MSTKAARKSAAKVAEPAPPVESDEPLDADARIYQAIFDGVLNHRLTPGTKLPEPELCTLFGVGRAVVRRVLEKLAHDGIVALRPNKGAAIAEPTPEETSQIFEARRAMERVLVELAVERVTEADMRELRRQLADEHDAMHRFDQPSWARLASGFHLRIAALARNAVLQRYLTELVSRCSLIVGLYEPPGHAPCEHDEHAAIVACIEARDAPGAVALMEAHLRELEQRIETSRMQGEKSLAQMLGLPQR comes from the coding sequence ATGTCAACCAAAGCTGCAAGGAAATCCGCCGCCAAGGTGGCGGAGCCGGCCCCGCCGGTCGAGTCCGACGAACCACTGGACGCCGACGCGCGCATCTACCAGGCGATCTTCGACGGCGTGCTGAACCATCGCCTGACGCCGGGCACCAAGCTGCCCGAACCCGAGCTATGCACGCTGTTCGGCGTAGGCCGTGCCGTGGTGCGGCGCGTGCTGGAAAAGCTCGCGCATGACGGCATCGTGGCGCTGCGGCCCAACAAGGGCGCGGCAATTGCCGAGCCGACGCCCGAGGAAACCAGCCAGATATTCGAGGCGCGCCGTGCCATGGAACGCGTGCTGGTCGAACTGGCGGTGGAGCGCGTCACAGAGGCCGACATGCGCGAACTGCGCCGCCAGCTGGCCGACGAGCACGACGCGATGCACCGTTTCGACCAGCCATCGTGGGCGCGGCTGGCCAGCGGCTTTCATCTGCGGATTGCCGCGCTGGCGCGCAACGCGGTGCTGCAGCGCTACCTGACCGAACTGGTGTCGCGCTGCTCGCTGATCGTGGGGCTGTACGAGCCGCCGGGCCACGCACCCTGCGAACACGACGAGCACGCGGCCATCGTCGCCTGCATCGAGGCGCGCGACGCCCCGGGCGCCGTGGCGCTGATGGAAGCGCACCTGCGCGAACTGGAGCAGCGTATCGAGACATCCCGCATGCAGGGCGAGAAGAGCCTGGCGCAGATGCTGGGGCTGCCGCAACGCTAG
- a CDS encoding ABC transporter ATP-binding protein: MTTNVLDVRNLTKSFKGFTAVSDVNLQVRRGSIHALIGPNGAGKTTCFNLLTKFLEPTTGTILFNGIDITREKPAQIARRGVIRSFQISAVFPHLTVRENVRIGLQRQLGTAFQFWRSERSLDVLNARAMELLEQVGLTEFAETTTVNLPYGRKRALEIATTLAMEPELMLLDEPTQGMGHEDVDRVTQLIKKVSAGRTILMVEHNMNVVSSIADKITVLQRGAILAEGPYAEVSKDPRVMEAYMGTADAELQGAH, translated from the coding sequence ATGACTACCAACGTACTGGACGTCCGCAACCTGACCAAGTCCTTCAAGGGCTTCACGGCGGTCAGCGACGTCAACCTGCAGGTGCGTCGCGGCTCGATCCATGCCTTGATCGGACCGAACGGCGCGGGCAAGACCACCTGCTTCAACCTGCTCACCAAATTCCTGGAGCCCACCACGGGCACCATCCTTTTCAACGGTATCGACATCACACGCGAGAAGCCCGCACAGATTGCGCGGCGCGGCGTGATCCGGTCGTTCCAGATTTCCGCCGTGTTCCCGCACCTGACCGTGCGCGAGAACGTGCGCATCGGGCTGCAGCGTCAGCTGGGCACCGCGTTCCAGTTCTGGCGCAGCGAGCGCTCGCTGGACGTGCTCAACGCCCGCGCGATGGAGCTGCTCGAACAGGTGGGCCTGACCGAGTTCGCCGAAACCACCACCGTCAACCTGCCGTATGGCCGCAAGCGCGCGCTGGAGATCGCCACCACACTGGCGATGGAGCCCGAGCTGATGCTGCTGGACGAGCCCACGCAGGGCATGGGCCACGAGGACGTGGACCGCGTGACGCAACTGATCAAGAAGGTGTCCGCCGGCCGCACGATCCTGATGGTGGAGCACAACATGAACGTGGTGTCGTCGATCGCCGACAAGATCACGGTGCTGCAGCGTGGCGCCATCCTGGCCGAAGGCCCGTACGCCGAGGTGTCGAAAGACCCGCGCGTGATGGAAGCCTACATGGGCACCGCCGACGCCGAACTGCAGGGAGCGCACTGA
- the pruA gene encoding L-glutamate gamma-semialdehyde dehydrogenase, whose amino-acid sequence MSANNSYPKTTNETVLSYAPGSAERQALSAELDAQQARVQEIPAVVGGERVTSGSITDVRAPHAHAQRLGRIHNADQATIDAAIGAAISAQRDWSQTSLADRSAVFLKAADLLAGPWRAKLNAATMLGQGKTAYQAEIDAACELIDFLRFNVQFAHELAAGQPISSPGLRNHLEYRPLEGFVYAVTPFNFTAIGGNLAIAPALMGNTVLWKPAATASLSNYLFMELLEAAGLPKGVINFVPGDPVAVSNAVLARPELAGIHFTGSTAVFDMLWGEVGRHVSRYRSYPRLVGETGGKDFVLAHPSADVETLAVALLRGAFEYQGQKCSAASRAYVPASLWPKVRERLVALVETIRMGDVTDFTNFMGAVIDRRAFDRIAGHLQRAAADSGVKVVTGGKADDSVGYFIDPTMLEVDNPRHTLMETELFGPVLSVYVYADNQWPEVLALVDGTSPYALTGAIFATDRAAIGQASEALRFAAGNFYINDKPTGAVVGQQPFGGARRSGTNDKAGSPLNLLRWVSPRTVKETFVPPADYRYPHMAA is encoded by the coding sequence ATGTCTGCAAACAATTCCTATCCAAAAACCACCAATGAAACCGTCCTGTCCTATGCGCCAGGCAGCGCCGAACGCCAAGCACTGAGCGCCGAACTGGACGCGCAGCAGGCACGCGTGCAGGAAATTCCCGCCGTGGTCGGCGGCGAGCGCGTTACCAGCGGCAGCATCACCGACGTCCGCGCTCCGCACGCCCATGCGCAGCGGCTGGGCCGTATCCACAACGCCGACCAGGCCACCATCGACGCCGCCATCGGGGCCGCCATCTCGGCGCAGCGCGACTGGAGCCAGACGTCGCTGGCCGACCGCTCGGCCGTCTTCCTCAAGGCCGCCGACCTGCTGGCCGGCCCGTGGCGCGCCAAGCTGAACGCCGCGACCATGCTTGGCCAGGGCAAGACCGCCTACCAGGCGGAGATCGACGCGGCCTGCGAGCTGATCGATTTCCTGCGCTTCAACGTGCAGTTCGCGCATGAGCTGGCCGCCGGACAGCCAATTTCGTCGCCGGGCCTGCGCAACCACCTGGAATACCGTCCGCTGGAAGGCTTCGTCTACGCGGTCACACCGTTCAACTTCACGGCAATCGGCGGCAACCTGGCCATCGCGCCGGCGCTGATGGGCAACACGGTGCTGTGGAAGCCCGCCGCCACGGCGTCGCTGTCGAACTACCTGTTCATGGAATTGCTCGAGGCCGCCGGCCTGCCCAAGGGCGTGATCAACTTCGTCCCGGGCGACCCCGTGGCGGTCAGCAACGCGGTGCTCGCGCGCCCGGAACTGGCCGGCATCCACTTCACGGGGTCCACCGCAGTGTTCGACATGCTGTGGGGCGAGGTCGGCCGCCATGTGTCGCGCTACCGCAGCTATCCGCGCCTGGTGGGCGAAACCGGCGGCAAGGACTTCGTGCTGGCGCATCCGTCCGCCGACGTGGAAACGCTGGCCGTGGCGCTGCTGCGCGGCGCTTTCGAATACCAGGGCCAGAAGTGCAGCGCGGCGTCGCGGGCCTACGTGCCGGCCTCGCTGTGGCCGAAGGTGCGCGAACGCCTGGTGGCACTGGTGGAGACGATCCGCATGGGCGACGTGACAGACTTCACCAATTTCATGGGCGCCGTGATCGACCGCCGCGCCTTCGACCGCATCGCCGGCCATCTGCAACGCGCCGCCGCCGACAGCGGCGTCAAGGTGGTCACGGGCGGCAAGGCCGACGACAGCGTGGGTTACTTCATCGACCCGACTATGCTCGAAGTCGACAACCCGCGCCACACGCTGATGGAAACCGAGCTGTTCGGCCCGGTGCTGAGCGTGTACGTCTACGCCGACAACCAATGGCCCGAAGTGCTGGCCCTGGTGGACGGCACCAGCCCGTACGCGCTGACCGGCGCGATCTTCGCCACCGACCGCGCCGCCATCGGGCAAGCATCCGAAGCGCTGCGCTTCGCAGCCGGCAACTTCTATATCAACGACAAGCCCACGGGCGCCGTGGTGGGTCAGCAGCCGTTTGGCGGTGCGCGCCGCAGCGGCACCAACGACAAGGCAGGCTCGCCGCTGAACCTGCTGCGCTGGGTGTCGCCGCGCACGGTCAAGGAGACGTTCGTGCCGCCGGCCGACTACCGCTACCCGCACATGGCGGCCTGA
- a CDS encoding ABC transporter substrate-binding protein has product MFRPQRRALIAAAAAACVMTTLPAHAADTIKIGLITALSGQSARAGESLTRGMTIAIDEINAKGGLLGGRKLELVRRDDEGNPAKGVLAARELIYKEKVAVLFGGLDTPVSMAIVPIANQEKVPFMGPWAAGTPITHNGANPNFAFRVSAVDEVVDKAMLQYAQKAFNASKPGLILVNNPWGESNEKGIVAAMAAKGGKPVGVEKFEANDVDVVPQLGRLKAAGADVLLMVGNVGPSAQVVKSLDRMGWKVPVVSHWGPAGGRFTELAGPNARNVHFVQTYSFFGAPSPVSTRVVNDLKAKYSDVKGPDDITPAVGVANAYDATQLAALAIARAGSTKGDAVREGFYKIDRYEGLIKTYVKPFSPQQHDALTENDYVWAQFIDNRIVPVKQ; this is encoded by the coding sequence ATGTTTCGTCCCCAACGCCGTGCATTGATCGCTGCCGCAGCGGCCGCCTGTGTCATGACGACCCTGCCTGCCCATGCCGCCGACACCATCAAGATCGGCCTGATCACGGCGCTGTCGGGCCAGTCGGCCCGGGCCGGCGAATCGCTGACGCGCGGCATGACCATCGCCATCGACGAGATCAACGCCAAGGGCGGCCTGCTGGGCGGCCGCAAGCTGGAACTGGTGCGCCGCGACGACGAAGGCAACCCCGCCAAGGGCGTGCTGGCCGCGCGCGAGCTGATCTACAAGGAAAAGGTGGCCGTGCTGTTTGGCGGGCTGGACACGCCGGTGTCGATGGCCATCGTGCCCATCGCCAACCAGGAAAAAGTCCCGTTCATGGGCCCGTGGGCCGCCGGCACGCCGATCACCCATAACGGCGCCAATCCCAATTTCGCGTTCCGGGTCTCGGCCGTGGACGAAGTCGTGGACAAGGCGATGCTGCAGTACGCGCAAAAGGCGTTCAACGCCAGCAAGCCGGGCCTGATACTGGTGAACAACCCGTGGGGCGAATCGAACGAGAAAGGCATCGTGGCAGCCATGGCGGCCAAGGGCGGCAAGCCGGTGGGCGTCGAGAAGTTCGAGGCCAACGACGTGGACGTGGTGCCCCAGCTTGGCCGCCTGAAAGCAGCCGGCGCCGATGTGCTGCTGATGGTGGGCAACGTCGGCCCGTCGGCGCAGGTGGTGAAGTCGCTCGACCGCATGGGCTGGAAGGTGCCGGTGGTCTCGCACTGGGGGCCGGCCGGCGGCCGCTTCACGGAACTGGCCGGGCCGAACGCCAGGAACGTTCATTTCGTGCAGACGTACAGCTTCTTCGGCGCGCCGTCGCCGGTCAGCACGCGCGTCGTCAATGACCTGAAGGCCAAGTACAGCGACGTGAAGGGCCCGGACGACATCACGCCGGCCGTGGGCGTGGCCAACGCCTACGACGCCACGCAACTGGCCGCGCTGGCCATCGCCAGGGCCGGCAGCACCAAGGGCGACGCGGTGCGCGAGGGCTTCTACAAGATCGACCGCTACGAGGGCCTGATCAAGACCTACGTGAAGCCGTTCTCGCCGCAGCAGCACGACGCGCTGACCGAGAACGACTACGTCTGGGCCCAGTTCATCGACAACCGGATCGTGCCGGTGAAGCAGTAA
- a CDS encoding GntR family transcriptional regulator has translation MSTQTGRASAPTKGLPQIIRDQLRFEILKGTLPAGAQLRQDALAERFNASRIPVREALRQLETEGLVTYQRNRGAVVSGMDVTQICELLDIRVALECHAARLGVPNMVQHDFQQMQEILDAYSQSESLVEWAEYNRRFHLALCAPANNRKLRRLIEEFCLNTDRYTHEQMSLATGKDGPQADHYRILEACKARDAEAVAKLLEEHILETKRNLLASERMKEED, from the coding sequence ATGTCCACGCAAACGGGCCGCGCAAGCGCCCCTACCAAGGGTTTACCCCAGATCATCCGCGACCAGCTTCGCTTCGAAATCCTGAAAGGCACGCTGCCGGCAGGCGCGCAATTGCGCCAGGACGCACTGGCGGAGCGCTTCAACGCGAGCCGGATTCCGGTGCGCGAGGCGCTGCGGCAGCTTGAGACGGAAGGGTTGGTGACCTACCAGCGCAACCGTGGCGCAGTGGTGTCAGGGATGGATGTGACGCAGATCTGCGAACTGCTCGATATCCGCGTGGCGCTGGAATGCCATGCGGCGCGGCTGGGCGTGCCGAACATGGTCCAGCACGACTTCCAGCAGATGCAGGAGATCCTCGATGCGTACTCGCAGTCGGAATCGCTGGTGGAGTGGGCCGAGTACAACCGGCGCTTTCACCTGGCGCTGTGCGCGCCGGCCAACAACCGGAAGCTGCGCCGCCTGATCGAGGAGTTCTGTCTCAATACGGACCGCTATACGCACGAGCAGATGTCGCTGGCCACCGGCAAGGACGGGCCGCAGGCCGACCACTATCGCATTCTGGAGGCGTGCAAGGCGCGGGATGCGGAAGCCGTGGCGAAATTGCTGGAGGAGCACATCCTCGAGACCAAGCGCAACCTGCTGGCCAGCGAACGGATGAAGGAAGAGGATTGA
- a CDS encoding polysaccharide deacetylase family protein: MTFNPSPLAAQAAAPSFGLLRHHGRFPYRPITDADGFRWPNGARLAVYLGFNIEHFAFGEGLGANLGPVSPQPDVLNYSWREYGNRVGVWRCLELFDQLEMPTGVILNTAIYDHCPEVLDACLARGDELIGHGHTNAHRQSELDEAGERALLEHCRDRIREHSGRAPGGWLSPWISETMVTPDLLAETGYRYTLNWAHDDRPVRMQTRDGGALWSIPYPQELNDIPMIIARQLDGAAFADMIIDQFDEMLLQANHPQHPQPLVMGIALHPYLVGQPYRLRHLRRALAHIAARRSHGDVWFTTPGAICDAMDAQAPLQREIAAAGAR; the protein is encoded by the coding sequence ATGACCTTCAATCCGAGTCCGCTGGCGGCGCAGGCTGCGGCCCCGTCTTTCGGACTGTTGCGGCACCACGGCCGCTTCCCATACCGGCCCATCACCGATGCCGACGGCTTCCGCTGGCCCAACGGTGCGCGGCTGGCCGTCTATCTTGGCTTCAATATCGAGCACTTCGCGTTTGGCGAGGGCCTGGGCGCCAATCTGGGCCCGGTATCGCCCCAGCCCGACGTGCTGAACTACAGCTGGCGCGAATACGGCAACCGGGTAGGCGTGTGGCGCTGCCTGGAGCTGTTCGACCAGCTGGAGATGCCCACGGGCGTGATCCTGAACACGGCGATCTACGACCACTGCCCCGAGGTGCTGGACGCCTGCCTGGCACGCGGCGACGAACTGATCGGCCACGGCCACACCAACGCGCACCGTCAGAGCGAACTCGACGAGGCCGGCGAGCGCGCGCTGCTGGAGCACTGCCGCGACCGCATCCGCGAGCACAGCGGCCGGGCGCCGGGCGGCTGGCTGTCGCCTTGGATCTCCGAGACGATGGTCACGCCCGATCTGCTGGCCGAAACCGGCTACCGGTACACGCTGAACTGGGCGCACGACGACCGGCCGGTCCGCATGCAGACCCGGGACGGCGGGGCGCTCTGGTCAATCCCGTATCCCCAGGAGTTGAACGATATCCCGATGATCATCGCGCGCCAGCTCGACGGCGCGGCGTTCGCCGACATGATCATCGACCAGTTCGACGAAATGCTGCTGCAGGCCAATCACCCGCAGCATCCGCAGCCGCTGGTAATGGGCATCGCGCTGCATCCGTACCTGGTGGGGCAGCCGTACCGGCTCAGGCATTTGCGGCGGGCGCTGGCGCATATTGCCGCGCGGCGCTCGCATGGCGACGTCTGGTTCACCACGCCGGGCGCGATCTGCGATGCGATGGACGCCCAGGCACCTCTCCAGCGCGAAATCGCCGCCGCGGGCGCGCGCTAA